The region AGGCGCCGGCGTCGGGGAAGCGCTCGTCCAGGTCTTCGGCCAGGGCGCGGTGAACGGCCTGCGCCACCGACTCCGGCACGGCCGGGTTCAGCTCGCGGAGCGGCCTCGGCGGGGGGAAGCCGCCCGGCGGCGGGTGCAGGCGGTCGCCCTTGAACGGGCGCTCGCTGGCGAGCAGCTCGTATCCGATCACCCCCAGGCTGAACACGTCCGACGCCAGACTCAGCTCCGGGTCGCCGCGGAGCTGCTCGGGCGAGGCGTACGCGGGGGAGAGGGGGATGCCGTGGTGGGTGATGCGCGTGGTGTCGTCGCCCTCCACGATGCGCGCGATCCCGAAGTCCACCACGCACACGCGGAACCAGCCGGCGCGGTTGAGCTGCGCCAGGAAGATGTTCCCCGGCTTCAGGTCGCGGTGCACCAGGCCGATGCGGTGCCCGGCGTCCACCCCGTCGGCGGCCTCGCGCAGGATGCGGATGGCCATCGGCGGCGGGATCGGCTCGCCGCGGCGCATGCGGGCGCGCAGGTCCTCGCCGCGCAGGCGCTCCATCACCAGGAAGTCCAGCTTCAGCTCCGGGTCGGTGCCGAAGTCGTAGACCGACACCACGTTGGGGTGGTGCAGGCTGGCGCTCGCGCGGGCCTCGCGGTGGAAGCGCCTGCGGACCTCCTCCTGCACTTCCTCCGGCCCGCCCAGCGTGATCACCTTCACCGCCACCACGCGGTCCAGCCGCTCGTCGGTGGCCTCGTAGACCGCCGCGAAGCCGCCGCGGCCGATCACCTCGCCGATGGTGTAGCGGCCGGCCAGGGTGCGGCCGGTGAGAAGCCCTTCGAAGCCCGCCATGCGTCGTCCGGCAGAGAGTCGCGTCGAGTCGGGGGTGCGTGGGACGGTTTCCGCCCCCCGGCCAGCAAGATGCGAACCGGCGACCGGGCGTGGTGGGCGCCCCCGCGGCGGCGTCCGCCTGGATCGGGCCGCTTCCGGAGTCCCACGCAGAGAGCGCGATGAGGTACAGGCTCGCCATCTTCGACTTCGACGGCACGCTGGCCGATTCGTTCCCCTGGTTCCTCGGCTGCCTGAACGACGCCGCCGACCGCTACGGGTTCCGGCGCGTCGAGGAGCACGAGGTCGAGGCGCTGCGCGGGGCTGCGACGCCCGGAAGATCGTCGCCCACCTCGGGCTGCCGGGGTGGAAGGTGCCTCTGGTCGCCCGCACATGCGGGCGCGGATGGCGAGCGACATCGGCCGGATCCCGCTCTTCCCCGGAGTGGACCGGCTGCTGCGGCGCCTCGCGGACCGGGGCGTCGCGCTCGCGATCGTCACCTCCAACTCGTACGCGAACGTCCGCCGCGTCCTCGGGCTGGAGAACGCGGCGCTGGTGCGGGACTACGGGTGCGGCGCGGGCCTCTTCGGGCAAGCGGGCCAGGCTCAGGAGGGTGCTGCGCGCCAGCGGCGTCCCTCCCGCCGCGGCGATCTGCATCGGCGACGAGCTCCGCGACCTGCACGCCGCGCGCGCGGAGAGCCTCGCCTTCGGGGCGGTGTCGCGGGCTACACCACGCTGGAGTCGCTCCGGGCGCATGCTCCGGAGGAGGTGTTCGCGAGCATGGACGAGATCGTGGAGAAGCTCGCGCGGGGCGAGGCCCCTCCGCTCCCGGCTCCGTCCGCCTGATGCTCTTTGCGATTCTGATCGGGTAATCCGTAGGGGCGAGGCATGCCTCGACCGACGGATGCCGGCTCATGCGCGGAAGGCGGCCTCTTGCGCCGATGCCACCTCTGCTCGGACTCGCATGCTCGCCCCTACGAAACCTATCGCGTCGAGAAGATAAGGCGCGGTTACCGGCTTGGATTTGCAAAGAGCATAAAGGCCAACGGCGCAAAAGCAGAGCGGCCCGTGGGCTTCACGGGCCGCTCGCGCGCTCGCCGGTGACAGTCACCACCCCGAGTCGAGCGCGTAGCTGACGCGGGGGGAGAGGCCCAGCTCGGCGCGGAGCTCGTTCTCGCGCTGCATGACGCACGAGTCCAGCTCGCGCTGGCCGGGGAGCGGGTCGCGGCAGTGCGATGCGATGCTCCACGTCCGCGCCAGCGGCACCAGGTGCCCCCACAGCTCGTGGATGAGGATGGCGTCCACGGCCCGCTCGAAGCGCGCCTGCCGCTCCTCGGCGCTGAACCAGGTGGCGACGGGCGGGATGTCGGTGGTCTGGTACGCCGCGATCCGGCGCAGGTCCACGCGGATCACCGACACGTTCACCGCGCCGCTGGCCGTGTCGACGTACGCGGCGAACTCGGCCAGGCGCCCCGACGTCATCTCCACCCCCAGCCAGGGCACCGAGTCGTGGAGCAGCTCCGGCGTGCCCACCAGCACCGGGACGCTCCCCGCCCGCACCGCGTCCAGCGCCTCCTTGAGCCGCGGCGACCGGGCCTCGAGCGCCACGATCCGCTCGGCCAGGAACGGGTGGAGCACCTGGATCCGGTTGGCCGGCGCGTCGTCCGGGGCCGGCTCCGCCCCCTGCCGGTAGGGGAGCGCGCAGGCGCCGCAGACGAGGAGGGCGGCGGCGCAGGCGCCGAGGGGCGGTAGAACGCGAGCCTGGGGCATCCGACTCCCTCCTGTCGTGGATCTGGCTGGTCGACTCCGGCGGCGGTCACCCGCCCTCCCCGTCACCACTCTCTCTAGCGTCCCCGCTCCCGCTTGCGCAAGGGTCTTGATCCGGCCCTCGCGGGCCCAGGGGTTCTCTGCTGACCCCGGTGGCTCCGTGTGATGCTTTTTCTGCAGCCGCGCCCGGCACGGGAGCCCGCCCGCGCGCTCGCATCCTCACCGATCGAAGAGAGCGGTGTGCGGCGCCACGTTCGCGCGGACCGGAGCCGGCGCGAGGAGCC is a window of Longimicrobium sp. DNA encoding:
- a CDS encoding serine/threonine-protein kinase, whose protein sequence is MAGFEGLLTGRTLAGRYTIGEVIGRGGFAAVYEATDERLDRVVAVKVITLGGPEEVQEEVRRRFHREARASASLHHPNVVSVYDFGTDPELKLDFLVMERLRGEDLRARMRRGEPIPPPMAIRILREAADGVDAGHRIGLVHRDLKPGNIFLAQLNRAGWFRVCVVDFGIARIVEGDDTTRITHHGIPLSPAYASPEQLRGDPELSLASDVFSLGVIGYELLASERPFKGDRLHPPPGGFPPPRPLRELNPAVPESVAQAVHRALAEDLDERFPDAGAFAAALAAGEAELSPAPADTTPPAAPGLAAAPAIAAGLAAPAEAAAASDAAVAP